A genomic segment from Rhodospirillum centenum SW encodes:
- a CDS encoding MATE family efflux transporter: MSTALTETPPLAAQIRRHAADLIRLAIPVMVARAGMMTMVVVDTLVVGQYGSEDLAWLGLASAAQSTMFAVLVGLLLGTVVMTAQAVGAGDRVATGRIWRQSLSYALLVGLVCTALSFLGEPFFLLTGQSQELAAGGGRLMEVYGYGMVGGALFTTTTFFLEGLKRPLPGMVAILVANLVNLGLDWALVFGLFGLPELGAEGSAWATTLIRWGMAAGLIAYVWWMPDQEAHGVRQPGGGWRAGAEQRRLGYAAGASNGLEASAFATLTLFAGWMGPLALAAYTVGLNLIALPFMSALGLAAATAVRVGNAHGAKDRRETALAGWTGLGVTTVLLGVAALAFALFPAEIARGFAADPALIAITVSVVSFSAWILIADGGQVVMAQALRGRGDTWMPTVLHFFSYFAVMVPLCWFLGIRAERGVLGLFEGIFVASVISVGVLSARFAWLSRR; the protein is encoded by the coding sequence ATGTCCACCGCCCTGACCGAGACGCCCCCCCTTGCGGCGCAGATCCGCCGCCATGCCGCCGACCTGATCCGGCTCGCCATTCCGGTGATGGTGGCCCGCGCCGGCATGATGACCATGGTGGTGGTCGATACGCTGGTTGTCGGCCAGTACGGCTCGGAGGATCTTGCCTGGCTGGGGCTCGCCAGCGCGGCGCAGAGCACCATGTTCGCCGTGCTGGTGGGGCTGTTGCTCGGCACCGTGGTGATGACAGCCCAGGCGGTCGGTGCCGGCGACCGCGTCGCCACGGGGCGGATCTGGCGGCAGTCCCTGTCCTATGCGCTGCTGGTCGGCCTTGTCTGCACGGCCCTGAGTTTCCTGGGCGAGCCGTTCTTCCTTCTGACCGGCCAGTCGCAGGAGCTGGCGGCCGGGGGCGGGCGGCTGATGGAGGTCTATGGCTACGGCATGGTCGGCGGCGCCCTGTTCACCACGACGACCTTCTTCCTGGAGGGACTGAAGCGGCCGCTCCCCGGCATGGTCGCCATCCTTGTGGCCAATCTTGTCAATCTGGGGCTGGACTGGGCCCTGGTCTTCGGTCTGTTCGGCCTGCCGGAACTGGGGGCGGAGGGGTCGGCCTGGGCGACCACGCTGATCCGCTGGGGCATGGCAGCCGGTCTGATCGCCTATGTCTGGTGGATGCCGGACCAGGAGGCGCACGGGGTGCGGCAGCCCGGCGGCGGCTGGCGGGCCGGGGCGGAACAGCGTCGTCTGGGCTATGCCGCCGGGGCCAGCAACGGGCTGGAGGCATCGGCCTTCGCCACGCTGACCCTGTTCGCGGGCTGGATGGGACCGCTGGCGCTGGCCGCTTATACGGTGGGGCTGAACCTGATCGCGCTGCCCTTCATGAGCGCGCTGGGACTGGCCGCGGCCACCGCGGTGCGGGTCGGCAATGCGCACGGGGCCAAGGACCGGCGGGAGACGGCCCTGGCCGGCTGGACCGGGCTGGGCGTCACCACCGTGCTGCTGGGGGTGGCGGCACTGGCCTTCGCCCTGTTCCCGGCGGAGATCGCCCGCGGATTCGCGGCCGATCCGGCGCTGATCGCGATCACGGTTTCCGTCGTCAGCTTCAGCGCCTGGATTCTCATCGCCGACGGCGGCCAGGTGGTGATGGCACAGGCCCTGCGGGGCCGCGGCGATACCTGGATGCCGACGGTGCTGCATTTCTTCAGCTACTTCGCCGTGATGGTGCCGCTGTGCTGGTTCCTCGGCATCCGGGCGGAGCGGGGTGTGCTGGGCCTGTTCGAGGGCATCTTCGTCGCCAGCGTCATCTCCGTCGGTGTGCTGTCGGCCCGCTTCGCCTGGCTGTCCCGGCGCTGA